The segment GCGGGCGGAAACATATCGGAGGATAGCGGCATGAGGCCAAAAGCATGGAATTGACCCAGGGAAGTCCGGAGCCGTGGCGCGGCGATTGTTCCCGAATGCGGACTTGGACCTGAAGAAACACCACGGGCGAGCCGACGCCCTCTTGCTGGCGTGGTGGGCGAAGGGCCAGGTTCGGCCATGACCACGCGCTAGACCCGCCCCACATCATCGTCAAAGCCCGGAAACAACCGGGCTTTTTTTACGCCCGAAACTTGTTTCGGGTGATTCCCTGCCCTGAAAGTCGTTCACGGAGAAAGGGTGCTTCGGACCAAAACCACGGAGGTGATTTGTGGCGAGTGAATACGTTCCTCTGGCGCGCCTTGAAGAGCTGTTCGGGCCAGAGGACGCGCAAACGATTCTGGACCACCTTGGCGGTCGGGAAACCTACATCCCCAAGCGGTCCAAATTGCTGACCGACCTTGGCCCGACGCTCTTTGACGCCCTGACGAAAGAGTTCCCAGGGCTTCATGTCCTTTTCCCGAGCCCACGGAATTGCGTCAAGAGACAGATCATCGAACAGCTTGAGCAGGGCGTGTCCATTCACCAGGTGGCGAAGAATTGCAGATGCACGACGGCTTGGGTCTCGCAGATCAAGCGGCGGCTCCGTGCCGCGAAGGAGCCGAGACAATGACCCCGGCACAGGAACACTTCGCCCAACTTGTCGCCAGCGGCAAGAGTCAATCCGAAGCGTACCGGACGGCGTATCCGAAGGCCGCTGC is part of the Deltaproteobacteria bacterium genome and harbors:
- a CDS encoding helix-turn-helix domain-containing protein — protein: MASEYVPLARLEELFGPEDAQTILDHLGGRETYIPKRSKLLTDLGPTLFDALTKEFPGLHVLFPSPRNCVKRQIIEQLEQGVSIHQVAKNCRCTTAWVSQIKRRLRAAKEPRQ